DNA from Diaphorobacter limosus:
GCATGGAAAAACCGTGATAGACAGAGCCGGTGTACATGTCGTCATTGAACCTGGCCTTGAAGCCGCGGACGATGGCGTTGATCGGCCCCTCGTGGTTCGGGTGGCTGTAGCCCACCATATAGACCTTGCCGGCAGCCGCCGCACCCAAGGCCGTGGGCGCGCCCGTGGCCACGGCGTAGTAGGTGTAGAACTTGACGTTGTTCAAACCCGCGTCGTTCGCCGCCTTGATCAGCAGGGCCAGATCGGAGCCCCAGTTGCCGGTGATCACGCTGTCGGCGCCCGACTGCTTGATCTTGGCGATGTAGGGTGCAAAGTCGCGCACCTGGGCCAGCGGCGCCAGGTCGTCGCCGACGATCTCCACATCGGCGCGCTTGCGTTTGAGCATCTCCTTGGCGTACTTGCTGACCTGCTGACCGTGCGAGTAGTTCTGGTTGATCAGGTAGACCTTTTTGACTTCGGGCAGGTCCTTCATGTAGGTGGTCAGCGCCTCCATCTTCATGGAGGTGTCGGCATCCAGGCGGAAATGCCAGTAGCTGCACTTGCTGTTGGTCAGGTCGGGATCGACGGCGGCGTAGTTGAGGTAGACCACCTCCTTGCCCTTGTTGCGCGCGTTGTGCTTGTCCAGCGCATCGATGATGGCCAGCGCCGGGCCCGAGCCATTGCCCTGCACCACGTAGCGCACGCCCTGGTCCATGGCCGAGCGCAGCGCGCTGGTGGTTTCCTGCGGGCTGAGCTTGTTGTCTATGGGGACGATCTCGAACTTCACGCCGGCGGCGTTGTTCTTGCTGAACTCCTCGGCCAGGTACTGCCAACTCTTCATCTGGTTCGTGCCCAGCGCCGCCATCAGGCCCGACAGCGGATCCAGCCAGGCGATCTTGACGGTTTCACCCTTTTGGGCAAATACGGCCCCAGCGCTTGCCAGCATTGCGCAAGCGGCTATTGTTTTTACTGCAAACCTCATCGTTGTCTCCTTCCTTTGCATGAATGGGCGACAGCGTACAGGCTGCAACAAATGGCTTCTTCAGGGATAGCCCGTAGCAGCTATCGCCAATGTGACCGGTGCGCCGCCCGGCGTGCGGCGCACCGGCGGGCAGGCTCACAGCCCGGGCAGTTTGTAGTCGGCCAATTGCTCGCGCAGGCGGGTCTTGAGCATCTTGCCGGTGGCGCCCAGCGGGATGGCATCGACGAACACCACGTCATCGGGTATCTGCCACTTGGCCGTCTTGCCCTCGTAGAAGGCAAGCAGCTCCTCGCGCGTGAGCTCCTGCCCCGGGCGCCTGACCACGACGACGATGGGGCGCTCGTCCCACTTGGGGTGCGGCATGCCCACGCAGGCGGCCATGGCCACGGCCGGGTGGGCCATGGCGATGTTTTCGATGTCGATGGAGCTGATCCACTCGCCGCCCGACTTGATCACGTCCTTGCTGCGGTCGGTGATTTGCATGTAGCCGTCGGCGTCTATGGTGGCCACGTCGCCGGTGGGGAACCAGCCCACGCCGTCCGCGTCCTTGACCAGCGGGCATTCGCCCTTGTAGTAGCTGTCCAGAATCCAGGGGCCGCGCACCAGCAGGTCGCCATAGGTCTTGCCGTCCCACGGCTGCTCGCTGCCGTCGGCGCCGACGATCTTCATCTCCACGCCATAGACCGCCCGACCCTGCTTTTCAAGTATGTGCATCTGCTCGTCATGGGGCAGGTGCAGGTGCTTGTTCTTGAGCGAGCACAGCGTGCCCAGCGGGCTCATCTCGGTCATGCCCCAGGCATGCATCACCGACACGCCGTAGCCTTCCTGGAAGGCCGTGATCATGGCCGGCGGGCAGGCCGAGCCGCCGATCACCGTGCGGTTCAGGCTGCTGAACTTCAGCCCGTTGGTCTTCACATGGTTCAGCAGCATCTGCCACACCGTGGGCACGCCGGCAGCAAAGGTCACGCCCTCGGCCTCCATCAGCTCATACACCGACTTGCCATCGAGCGCCGGGCCGGGGAACACCAGCTTGCAGCCGGTGAGCGCCGCCGAGTATGGGATGCCCCAGGCGTTGACGTGGAACATGGGCACCACGGGCAGCACGCTGTCGCGCGCCGACAGGCACATCACATCGGGCAGGGCTGCCGCATAGGCGTGCAGCGTGGTGGAGCGGTGGCTGTACAGGGCGGCCTTGGGGTTGCCCGTGGTGCCGCTGGTGTAGCACATGCTGGATGCCGAGTTTTCGTCGAACGTGGGCCAGCGATAGTCGCTGGAGGCGCCACCTATCCAGGCCTCGTAGCTCACCAGGCCGGGTATGCCGGAATCGGCCGGCAGCCTGTCGGCGTCGCACAGGGCCACCCATTGCCTGACCATGGGGCACTTGGCATGCACGGCCTGCACGATGGGCAGGAAGCTCATGTCGAAGCACAGCACCTGATCCTCGGCATGGTTCATGATCCAGGCGATCTGCTCCGGGTGCAGGCGCGGGTTGATGGTGTGCAGCACACGACCCGAGCCCGAGACGCCAAAGTACATCTCCATGTGGCGGTAGCCATTCCAGGCCAGGGTGGCCACGCGGTCGCTGAACTGCAGGCCCATGCCATCGAGGGTATTCGCCAGCTGGCGCGCGCGCCGTGCCAAGTCGCGGTAGGTGCAGCGGTG
Protein-coding regions in this window:
- a CDS encoding branched-chain amino acid ABC transporter substrate-binding protein; this encodes MRFAVKTIAACAMLASAGAVFAQKGETVKIAWLDPLSGLMAALGTNQMKSWQYLAEEFSKNNAAGVKFEIVPIDNKLSPQETTSALRSAMDQGVRYVVQGNGSGPALAIIDALDKHNARNKGKEVVYLNYAAVDPDLTNSKCSYWHFRLDADTSMKMEALTTYMKDLPEVKKVYLINQNYSHGQQVSKYAKEMLKRKRADVEIVGDDLAPLAQVRDFAPYIAKIKQSGADSVITGNWGSDLALLIKAANDAGLNNVKFYTYYAVATGAPTALGAAAAGKVYMVGYSHPNHEGPINAIVRGFKARFNDDMYTGSVYHGFSMLTEAFQRAKSTDPVKVAAAMEGMKFKSFNGEVEMRKADHQLQQGLYITRWEKADAKHPLDAENTGHTFVPVKYYEPYVASTPTSCQMKRPS
- a CDS encoding 3-(methylthio)propionyl-CoA ligase — its product is MLGLMQNQPLLISLLITFAERNHGDGEIVSRRVEGDIHRCTYRDLARRARQLANTLDGMGLQFSDRVATLAWNGYRHMEMYFGVSGSGRVLHTINPRLHPEQIAWIMNHAEDQVLCFDMSFLPIVQAVHAKCPMVRQWVALCDADRLPADSGIPGLVSYEAWIGGASSDYRWPTFDENSASSMCYTSGTTGNPKAALYSHRSTTLHAYAAALPDVMCLSARDSVLPVVPMFHVNAWGIPYSAALTGCKLVFPGPALDGKSVYELMEAEGVTFAAGVPTVWQMLLNHVKTNGLKFSSLNRTVIGGSACPPAMITAFQEGYGVSVMHAWGMTEMSPLGTLCSLKNKHLHLPHDEQMHILEKQGRAVYGVEMKIVGADGSEQPWDGKTYGDLLVRGPWILDSYYKGECPLVKDADGVGWFPTGDVATIDADGYMQITDRSKDVIKSGGEWISSIDIENIAMAHPAVAMAACVGMPHPKWDERPIVVVVRRPGQELTREELLAFYEGKTAKWQIPDDVVFVDAIPLGATGKMLKTRLREQLADYKLPGL